TACTGCCAAATTTAGGTTTTATATAAGGATTCAAGTTCATTTTTTAATTATTATGTAAAAGCTTTTTCCCCTTGAAAATTGCATCCATCAACGGAAGATCACTCGGGCATACATACGCGCAGGCACCGCATTCTATGCAATCCTGAACATTCAGTTCTTTCAGTTTCAACACTTGGTTTTCCGAGTTTGAGCGAAGAAATTCCAAAGGCAACAGACGTTGCGGACAGACATCTACGCAATATCCACAGCTAATACAGTTATGCGACTTCGTTTTTTTATTTTTAAGCAAAAGAATTCCTCCAGAACCTTTATTGATTGGCGTTAAGAGAGATTTCACCGCCTTCCCCATCATCGCACCGCCAAGCACTACCGTTTCATTATTATTGACGGAACTTTGGGTTTCCTTTAAAATATGCTCAATCGGAGTTCCTATTTTGATGAGGTAATTTCCAAGTTTTGTCTTGTTGTTTCCTGATAACGTGATGATCCTTTCCGTAAAAGGAATATTTTCATAAAAGGCTTTATAAATTGACCAGATTGTTCCCACATTATTAACTAAAATACCATGTTGAGATGGAATTTCACCCTTCTTAATTTCTTTTCCTGTGATGGATTTTATTAACTGCTGCTCGCTTCCCTGAGGATAATTATTTTTAACCAGTTTTATACTTAATGGTAAATTATATTCTTTAGAAATTTTAAGCAAAATAGTCGATAGCTCCTTATTCTGTTTTTCAATCGCAACAACGATTTTTTTAGCTTTAATAAAGTACTGAACAACTTGGAGTCCTTTCATCAACTCCTGCGTTTGCTCTTTCATCAAAACATAGTCTGCACTCAGATATGGTTCGCATTCTACACCGTTAATGATAAATGTCTCGATTTCAGAAAATGTATTATTGTATTTTACATGCGTCGGGAATCTCGCGCCGCCGCTTCCTTCAACCCCGAAATCACTGAGCTTTTGAATAAATTCCTGAGTCGTTAATTCAGTATAATCATTTGATGAGAAAGGGAGTTCATCATTTTGAAAATCATTTTTTAAAACGATGAAATTTTGATCATCAATTTTGATATATTCAGAAATAATCCCTGAAACCGGAGCGTGAATACTGCTTGAAAAAAAATCATCAGATTTTGCCAATAACTGAATTTTTTTCACCTGCGCTCCAATTTCAACCACAGGCTTCATTTCCGAACGGTAACTTTTCAGTGGAATATA
The sequence above is a segment of the Chryseobacterium sp. MYb264 genome. Coding sequences within it:
- the rsxC gene encoding electron transport complex subunit RsxC translates to MLLISSLKNKTKKIQIRTISDPEYFYIPLKSYRSEMKPVVEIGAQVKKIQLLAKSDDFFSSSIHAPVSGIISEYIKIDDQNFIVLKNDFQNDELPFSSNDYTELTTQEFIQKLSDFGVEGSGGARFPTHVKYNNTFSEIETFIINGVECEPYLSADYVLMKEQTQELMKGLQVVQYFIKAKKIVVAIEKQNKELSTILLKISKEYNLPLSIKLVKNNYPQGSEQQLIKSITGKEIKKGEIPSQHGILVNNVGTIWSIYKAFYENIPFTERIITLSGNNKTKLGNYLIKIGTPIEHILKETQSSVNNNETVVLGGAMMGKAVKSLLTPINKGSGGILLLKNKKTKSHNCISCGYCVDVCPQRLLPLEFLRSNSENQVLKLKELNVQDCIECGACAYVCPSDLPLMDAIFKGKKLLHNN